In the Hordeum vulgare subsp. vulgare chromosome 7H, MorexV3_pseudomolecules_assembly, whole genome shotgun sequence genome, one interval contains:
- the LOC123413208 gene encoding probable aquaporin PIP2-7, which translates to MPSPILPAKEVEEVVTANEEVTDIIVQRVPYWDPPAVRALDTSELSTWSLYRALIGEFTASLILLYVSIATVIGYRNQSSAADERCTGVGYLGVAWSFGATVSVLVYSTSGVSGGHINPAVTFALFIAGKVTLVRSVLYVVAQCLGAVVGVGIVKGIMKHPYDDFGGGANAVAGGYSLGAALGAEIFGTFVLAYTVFSATDPKRTARDAFVPLVAALPIGLSVFVVHLATIPITGTGINPARSLGAAVLYNQHKTWKQHWIFWVGPFTGAAIAAFYHKIVLRDEAVVKESLTQLGSFKRSGSTA; encoded by the exons ATGCCGTCGCCGATCTTGCCGgcaaaggaggtggaggaggtggtcACCGCCAACGAAGAGGTGACAGACATTATCGTCCAGAGGGTGCCGTACTGGGACCCTCCGGCGGTCCGGGCGCTGGACACGAGCGAGCTGAGCACGTGGTCCCTGTACCGCGCCCTCATCGGCGAGTTCACGGCCTCCCTCATCCTCCTCTACGTCAGCATCGCCACCGTCATCGGATACCGGAACCAGTCCTCCGCCGCCGACGAGCGGTGCACCGGCGTCGGCTACCTCGGCGTCGCCTGGTCCTTCGGCGCCACCGTCTCCGTCCTCGTCTACTCCACCAGCGGCGTCTCAG GTGGGCACATAAACCCGGCAGTGACGTTCGCGCTGTTCATCGCCGGGAAGGTGACGCTGGTGCGCTCGGTGCTGTACGTGGTGGCGCAGTGCCTCGGCGCCGTCGTCGGCGTGGGCATCGTGAAGGGGATCATGAAGCACCCGTACGACGACTTCGGCGGCGGCGCCAACGCGGTGGCCGGGGGGTACTCCCTCGGCGCGGCCCTCGGCGCGGAGATCTTCGGCACCTTCGTCCTCGCCTACACCGTCTTCTCCGCCACCGACCCCAAGCGCACCGCCCGCGACGCCTTCGTCCCC CTGGTGGCCGCGCTCCCGATCGGGTTGTCGGTGTTCGTGGTGCACCTGGCGACCATCCCGATCACCGGCACGGGCATCAACCCGGCGAGGAGCCTGGGCGCCGCCGTCCTGTACAACCAGCACAAGACCTGGAAGCAACAC TGGATCTTCTGGGTCGGGCCCTTCACCGGCGCCGCCATAGCGGCGTTCTACCACAAGATCGTGCTGCGCGACGAGGctgtggtgaaggagtcgctaacGCAGCTGGGCTCGTTCAAGAGGAGCGGCTCGACCGCTTGA